A region of Nocardioides sp. JS614 DNA encodes the following proteins:
- a CDS encoding arginine repressor — protein MMNTVLRPTTKSARHQRIVELVTQREVHSQAELADLLAESGLRVTQATLSRDLVELDAIKVRSPSGSLVYAVPAEGGDRRPSAPGETAAATHRLARLCGELLVSADASANLVVLRTPPGAAQFLASAFDKAEFPEILGTIAGDDTVLVIGRGASSGDALARRFLALADANQHLQQREDHS, from the coding sequence GTGATGAACACCGTCCTGAGGCCCACCACGAAGAGCGCCCGGCACCAGCGCATCGTCGAGCTCGTCACGCAGCGCGAGGTCCACTCGCAGGCCGAGCTCGCCGACCTGCTGGCCGAGAGCGGCCTGCGGGTCACCCAGGCGACGCTCTCGCGCGACCTGGTCGAGCTCGACGCGATCAAGGTCCGCTCGCCCTCGGGCTCGCTCGTGTACGCCGTGCCGGCGGAGGGCGGGGACCGACGACCGAGCGCGCCGGGGGAGACCGCGGCGGCGACCCACCGGCTGGCCCGGCTGTGCGGCGAGCTCCTCGTGAGTGCCGACGCCAGCGCCAACCTGGTCGTCCTCCGCACTCCTCCCGGCGCGGCCCAGTTCCTCGCCTCGGCCTTCGACAAGGCCGAGTTCCCCGAGATCCTCGGCACCATCGCCGGCGACGACACCGTGCTGGTGATCGGCCGCGGCGCGAGCAGCGGCGACGCCCTGGCCCGCCGCTTCCTCGCCCTCGCCGACGCCAACCAGCACCTCCAGCAGAGAGAAGATCATTCGTGA
- the argG gene encoding argininosuccinate synthase, which yields MSKVLTSLPVGQRVGIAFSGGLDTSVAVAWMRDKGAIPCTYTADIGQYDEPDVSGVPARAREYGAEIARVVDCRAQLVEEGLAALACGAFHIRSGGRIYFNTTPLGRAVTGTILVRAMHEDGVDIWGDGSTFKGNDIERFYRYGLLANPQLRIYKPWLDPDFVHELGGRTEMSQWLTSHGLPYRDSQEKAYSTDANIWGATHEAKTLEHLDTSLEVVTPIMGVRFWDPAVDIATEDVTVAFEQGRPVALNGRRFDDPVELVEEANAIGGRHGLGMSDQIENRIIEAKSRGVYEAPGMALLWLTYERLMNAIHNEDTLANYQISGRRLGRLLYEGRWLDPQALMLRESIQRWVASVVTGEVTVRLRRGEDYTIVRTEGPALSYHPEKLSMERTSNSAFGPTDRIGQLTMRNLDIADSRAMLEMYAGQPLDQGQVLVENGTLFGELPSGGFDQITENPEVQAEPEEEALDAAAMEAGTD from the coding sequence GTGAGCAAGGTCCTGACGTCCCTCCCGGTCGGCCAGCGGGTCGGCATCGCGTTCTCGGGAGGCCTGGACACCTCGGTGGCGGTGGCCTGGATGCGCGACAAGGGCGCGATCCCGTGCACCTACACCGCCGACATCGGCCAGTACGACGAGCCCGACGTCTCGGGCGTGCCCGCCCGGGCCCGCGAGTACGGCGCCGAGATCGCCCGCGTGGTCGACTGCCGGGCGCAGCTGGTCGAGGAGGGGCTGGCGGCTCTCGCCTGCGGCGCCTTCCACATCCGCTCGGGCGGCCGGATCTACTTCAACACCACGCCACTCGGCCGCGCCGTGACCGGCACCATCCTGGTCCGGGCGATGCACGAGGACGGCGTCGACATCTGGGGCGACGGGTCCACCTTCAAGGGCAACGACATCGAGCGGTTCTACCGCTACGGCCTGCTGGCCAACCCGCAGCTGCGCATCTACAAGCCCTGGCTGGACCCCGACTTCGTCCACGAGCTCGGTGGCCGCACCGAGATGAGCCAGTGGCTGACCAGCCACGGCCTGCCCTACCGCGACTCCCAGGAGAAGGCGTACTCCACCGACGCGAACATCTGGGGCGCCACCCACGAGGCGAAGACCCTCGAGCACCTGGACACCTCGCTGGAGGTGGTCACGCCGATCATGGGGGTCCGCTTCTGGGACCCGGCGGTCGACATCGCCACCGAGGACGTCACCGTCGCGTTCGAGCAGGGCCGCCCGGTGGCGCTCAACGGCCGTCGGTTCGACGACCCGGTCGAGCTGGTCGAGGAGGCCAACGCGATCGGGGGCCGGCACGGCCTCGGGATGTCGGACCAGATCGAGAACCGGATCATCGAGGCGAAGTCGCGCGGCGTCTACGAGGCGCCCGGCATGGCCCTGCTGTGGCTCACCTACGAGCGGCTGATGAACGCGATCCACAACGAGGACACGCTGGCGAACTACCAGATCAGCGGGCGTCGCCTCGGCCGCCTGCTGTACGAAGGACGGTGGCTCGACCCGCAGGCGCTGATGCTGCGCGAGTCGATCCAGCGCTGGGTCGCGTCGGTGGTGACCGGCGAGGTGACCGTCCGGCTGCGTCGGGGGGAGGACTACACGATCGTGCGGACCGAGGGCCCGGCGCTGTCCTACCACCCCGAGAAGCTCTCGATGGAGCGCACCTCGAACTCGGCGTTCGGGCCGACCGACCGGATCGGCCAGCTCACGATGCGCAACCTCGACATCGCCGACTCGCGCGCGATGCTCGAGATGTACGCCGGGCAGCCACTCGACCAGGGCCAGGTGCTGGTCGAGAACGGCACGCTGTTCGGTGAGCTGCCGTCCGGCGGGTTCGACCAGATCACCGAGAACCCGGAGGTGCAGGCCGAGCCGGAGGAGGAGGCCCTCGACGCGGCCGCGATGGAGGCCGGGACCGACTGA
- the argH gene encoding argininosuccinate lyase: protein MGTNTGKLWGGRFAGGPSPELDALSRSTHFDWRLTPYDLAGSRAHANALHRAGLLTDADLAELRRGLDALGERYAAGTLRPDPSDEDVHGALERLLVDEVGPEVGGRLRAGRSRNDQIATLFKVFLRDHAAVVAGQVLDLVDALAGQARAAGDAVMPGRTHLQHAQPVLLAHHLLAHCWALLRDVDRLRDWDARVAADSPYGSGALAGSSLGLDPEGVAAELGFSGSSANSIDGTASRDFVAEFAYVTAQIGVDVSRIAEEVILWSTREFGFVTLHDSWSTGSSIMPQKKNPDIAELARGKAGRLIGNLSGLLATLKALPLAYNRDLQEDKEPVFDSVDTLEVLLPAFTGLVATLAFDTERMADLAPQGFSLATDVAEWLVREGVPFRIAHEVAGACVRRCEELGIELADLTDEQFAEISPALTPGVREVLSVAGSVSARDGRGGTAPIRVREQLAELTGLVDGHRDRLG, encoded by the coding sequence ATGGGCACGAACACCGGGAAGCTCTGGGGCGGCCGCTTCGCGGGCGGCCCGTCGCCGGAGCTGGACGCGCTGTCCCGCTCGACCCACTTCGACTGGCGGCTGACGCCCTACGACCTCGCCGGGTCGCGGGCGCACGCCAACGCCCTGCACCGCGCCGGTCTGCTGACCGACGCGGACCTGGCCGAGCTGCGCCGCGGCCTGGACGCACTGGGGGAGCGGTACGCCGCCGGCACGCTGCGGCCCGACCCCTCCGACGAGGACGTCCACGGCGCCCTCGAACGGCTGCTGGTCGACGAGGTCGGCCCCGAGGTCGGTGGCCGGCTGCGCGCCGGGCGCAGCCGCAACGACCAGATCGCGACGCTGTTCAAGGTGTTCCTCCGCGACCATGCCGCCGTGGTCGCGGGCCAGGTGCTCGACCTCGTGGACGCACTGGCCGGCCAGGCCCGCGCGGCCGGTGACGCGGTGATGCCCGGCCGCACCCATCTCCAGCACGCGCAGCCGGTGCTGCTGGCCCACCACCTGCTCGCACACTGCTGGGCGCTGCTGCGCGACGTCGACCGGCTCCGCGACTGGGACGCCCGCGTGGCCGCGGACTCGCCGTACGGCTCCGGTGCGCTGGCCGGCTCGAGCCTCGGCCTGGACCCGGAGGGCGTGGCGGCCGAGCTCGGCTTCAGCGGCTCCAGTGCCAACTCGATCGACGGGACCGCGTCACGGGACTTCGTCGCCGAGTTCGCCTACGTCACCGCCCAGATCGGCGTCGACGTCAGCCGGATCGCCGAAGAGGTGATCTTGTGGTCGACCCGCGAGTTCGGCTTCGTCACGCTGCACGACTCCTGGTCCACCGGGTCCAGCATCATGCCGCAGAAGAAGAACCCGGACATCGCGGAGCTGGCGCGCGGCAAGGCCGGCCGGCTGATCGGCAACCTGTCGGGCCTGCTGGCCACGCTCAAGGCGCTCCCTCTCGCATACAACCGCGACCTGCAGGAGGACAAGGAGCCGGTGTTCGACTCGGTGGACACGCTCGAGGTGCTGCTGCCGGCGTTCACGGGCCTGGTGGCGACCCTCGCCTTCGACACCGAACGGATGGCCGACCTCGCGCCCCAGGGATTCTCCCTGGCCACCGACGTCGCCGAGTGGCTGGTCCGCGAGGGGGTGCCGTTCCGGATCGCCCACGAGGTCGCGGGCGCCTGCGTGCGTCGTTGCGAGGAGCTCGGCATCGAGCTCGCGGACCTCACCGACGAGCAGTTCGCCGAGATCTCCCCGGCGCTGACGCCCGGGGTGCGCGAGGTGCTCAGCGTCGCCGGCTCCGTCTCGGCGCGGGACGGACGCGGCGGCACCGCGCCGATCCGGGTCCGCGAGCAGCTCGCCGAGCTCACCGGCCTCGTCGACGGACACCGTGACCGGCTCGGCTGA
- a CDS encoding DNA-3-methyladenine glycosylase: MTGSADLPAQLAGPVLDVAPRLLNAVLRHGDVAVRLTEVEAYDGANDPGSHAFRGPTRRNAVMFGPAGHLYCYFTYGMHVCCNVVCGTEGTASAVLLRAGEVVEGLEQARERRRNARDRDLARGPARLCSALGIELGHDGTDLVTGPITLTLGEPPDRVSTGPRVGLRGAPDRPWRFWATGDPTVSAYRPAAPPRRR, encoded by the coding sequence GTGACCGGCTCGGCTGACCTTCCCGCCCAGCTCGCCGGCCCCGTCCTCGACGTGGCGCCGCGGCTGCTGAACGCGGTGCTCCGGCACGGCGACGTCGCGGTGCGGCTGACCGAGGTCGAGGCGTACGACGGCGCGAACGACCCCGGCTCGCACGCCTTTCGTGGCCCGACGCGGCGCAACGCCGTGATGTTCGGCCCCGCCGGACACCTGTACTGCTACTTCACCTACGGCATGCACGTGTGCTGCAACGTCGTCTGCGGAACCGAGGGGACGGCCAGCGCCGTGCTGCTGCGCGCGGGCGAGGTCGTCGAGGGCCTGGAGCAGGCCCGGGAGCGTCGTCGCAACGCCCGCGACCGCGACCTGGCTCGCGGACCCGCGCGGCTCTGCTCGGCCCTGGGGATCGAGCTCGGCCACGACGGCACCGACCTCGTCACCGGCCCGATCACGCTCACGCTGGGGGAGCCTCCGGACCGGGTCTCCACCGGCCCGCGGGTCGGCCTGCGCGGCGCACCCGACCGGCCGTGGCGGTTCTGGGCGACCGGCGATCCGACCGTCTCGGCCTACCGTCCGGCGGCCCCGCCCCGCCGCCGGTAG